The genomic region ATTATATTTACGTAAGGAAAAACTCGCTTATTATTAGTAAAAGTGTTTTTCACATCGTTCAGGTCGAAGGTTcccagttgaactcaggaatgagaccagatcacatttaccaaaagatagtggtgttgcacgacactagattatccttagggTCAGCCTGACCAATACTCGTTCAGGTATGACAACttaagccggtcaactatgacaccggctgcctaaggctgtgtaacattactatatGTGATCACAGTATTGCAGTTAAGTAACAAGAGGTCCGCCAAGAACCAtgctttggccagatctatttgaaaaacctttttagATGTGTATGATATCATCAGGTCGTGGACTCCTTTCACCGAACAAGGGCGCCTAACCGCAACCAAATGGCTTTCGAACATCGACCTACACCAAACGACTTTTATAGGGGTCGATATAGGCCCTGTAATGAAATTGTGCAGCCCAGTGGACTGCTTTGAGCGCCGACTGAGAGGCAACGAATGACGTACCCATTTCGTTTCATTTACAAGAATCTCTAGCTCTCTGTGTGGTCTGGGACCTGCGACCTTGAGATCATTGCAATGTGCATCGGTCGTGACGGACATCAGCAAACGCATCGAAGCACAAATAAACGAAGGGTTTATTTGCTGCAAAAAACAACACTGTGAAAGTGAGATTACGGGAGCTTCATGCCCGTTTGACATAAGAGGAAGTTTCTGTATGACTTCGTGGTGTGCATTCATGATCCGTATGGGTCACTGTTAGCCTgttttgaactacatgtacttagatTCTCTTAAGGGTGGACCTAGGTACCACCAATTCtgacttgaaatcataaagcaattacacctccttcaaaatgaaatgaatcgccattcaaaacctgggaggctgttccctggaaaacaaaaacAGACTCctgcccttgaaattggcattcacttcattcctAAAGAGTACTAATGGCTTTAGGATGGTACCTTTGGTCAACGCTAATGATATTTTTACTCAGACCATCAATTCTTAAAATGTGTCCCCTCTAGAAGACTTTGACAGACATTGATTCGGACTTTCAATTCTATTGATGATGCGTCGCTGTGATGATGGATTATTAGACATGAAATTATTACGGAAAAAGAATAGCTATTAGCCATTAGATGATCACTACCTCGATCGCAAAGCGTCAGGTATTTTGTAAATTGCAACATTTGCGGTGTTTGTTCAACACAAATCTCTCGCTGTGCAAACGAAGTTTCGCAATGTAAATGTACAGTGACGTCATAGACATAGACGTCAAttatactggcagagagaatatgcttgaacGTCGTGCCTGTTTGGAGAATGGGCAATTTCCTCATCAGGTTCTACCCCGGGCGTACAGCTGGCTCGGCCACGCAGCCGGTCCAGTATCGCTGCGAGGGATTCTGACCCGTCATCTCATGTATCGCTCAGAAAGATCATGTGGACCACAGGTATGATTGACGCGCACTCAACCAATGCTCGAGTTACTACTAGGAAGTGTCTCAGTATACTCAAGGAAGGTGAAGGTTGAGTCAAAATATACGATGATAACGTCATCTCCATGAATAGATGATAAACCAATAAAACATTCGTGGCTGACGCTGCTCACTCATTATTTCGCTCTCTGGTGAGAAATCATCTCTTAAACTGGCCCAGTAACTTCCTGACTGTCAAGATATTACTGTTTATCAACCACTTGTTTAACGTTATTCTTATCATATATATGAGTAACCCTGCGTATAGACGGTTCCTTTGTGTGCTTGTGGCGTCATTTCCATTGTTTCCAAAGCACTATTCCCTCGTACAACCAATGGCAACGTCTAATAAACCAGACAAAGGTTAATTTTGTGTGTGGTGCGTCACAAGCACACCAGCTCAAACCGGACAGCGAAACTGCTAAAGTAATTCGTCTAAGGATAAACAGCATTAAAGTGATAACTTGGAGTTCAAACGGTGAGTAAGCCGGTGCTGCTCTGTTCGTATCTAAAAGGGCAACACGTTGCATGTTGATTTCTGCAGCATTTGGAAACAATACTAGGGTAGTGTAACCCAGACGCTCAACGTTCATACTCGGAGTTTCCCACACGGACTGTATTTTGTCTCATATCTGAACAGGAGCGAGTATACTACTATACGTTCCCTAATATCCGACGGCAATACATTAAATCGGTTCTGTTCGCAACTGGATGTGAGTAGAAACTATTTAAGAGCACTGGGCCGGATCTTGGGAACGTATTCATGCTCTATTGTCCAAGTTGAGAGCCTAAACAGGGCGACTTATGATCTCAGCAACATGGTGGAGAACAACACCGACGCATTCGTAGGATCTAGTGAGGAGGAGACCTCGAACCAATCGCCTTTATACCAAGTCATGGGTATTTTGAGTATTGTCGTCTGTTGCATCATCGTGCTCACTGGTGTGCTGGGAAATCTACTCGTTATCATTGCTGTGTTTATAAACAAACAGATGGGAAATACGCCAAACATTCTGATCGCAAGTCTTGCGGTGGCGGATTTGTCGTTCATCGTTCTGTGTGTGCCTTTCGCTACCTATGCTGCGCTTCGGGCGAAATGGCCTGTTGGACAAGCGAGTTGCAAGGTTCTAAGTTACGCGACATTTGCGACTTCTTGTATCAGTATATTCACATTGATTCTGATGTCTCTGGACCGTTACCTAGCAATCGTTCACCCCGCATCAAGAAACATTCGAACTAAGCGCAACGCGTACATCGGTATCGCAACGACCTGGGTAGCTGGACTATCAGCAAACATCCCAGTGTATTTCACATTCAGAGTCGAGGAGTATGCGGTTAACGAAGAGCAAAGATCTCGCTGCTCCCCCACTTCGTGGCCAAATGCACTGTTCACAACTTTCTTCGTAACTGGTTACATCATTCCGTTgtcaatcatcatcattctgAACGGACTGACAGTGAAACATATGTTGTGTGACGTCAATATTATcgtcagccaatcagaagaAAGCATGCGATGCCGCCGCCGAGCAAGTAAAATGGTTGTTGTTGTCGTGGCCGTATTTGCTATCTGCTGGCTTCCTAACCATATCCGCCTCATGTACATTTCGTACAGAGCCGATCCGAAAACCACAGAATTCTATATTTTAGCGACTATCTCGCAGATTCTTTGCTATTCTAACAGCTGCGTCAATCCAATCATTTACAGTTTCATGTCGGAAAATTTTAGGAAGGAATTCCGTAAACATCTGTGTTGTGAACACACGGGTGTGTAGAACTACAATACAGTTCCTTGGAGATTCTAATGAAGGGATTACTCTCTTCTGTagtgtttttcaaattgttccggccaaaggtactcagttgaagtcaggaatgtgaccagatcacatttaccaaaagtcagtggtgttgcacaacactagatccTTCAggtaggcctaaccaatgctctttcacggtgtcaactaaaactggtcaactatgacaccggctgcacAGGGCAGCGAAACACTACTATTTGAGTGACAAGTTGTCAGCCAAGGAACTTCGGTTAGATCTGTTAGAAAAACACTATAAATTCTCTTCAGACTAATTAAAAGGAGATAATGAGGATCATCTTGAAGCAAAAAACCTATAACGTGTTCATTTTGCTTGTAATATCGACTCTCTCTCAGCAAAAATCCTCCTGAATGCCAGAAAAACCTTTACAGTTCGACGCAGTAAAAAGACATTTGTTTGCATCGTAGCATCAGAGTGCTGAGTCATAACGCGGCCAAGTCTCTGGAAAATTCTCTGCAAAAGTCTAATCAAAAACCAGTGTTACCGATGTATAGAAAGCAGTTTTCGGCATCATCCAGCACCATCCATTAGGTAGATGCTCTAAAGATACATTAAAAGAATTTAAAAGTAAAATTGTGTCAAAACTCCCACAGACAAACGCCCCCTGATTTCCGGTTTGGGTGTGTTACCTATTTGAAGTTTGTTGCCGCATCGCTTTCTTCAGTTGGTGTCACGTGACACCGGAATTGATCATGTGACGAACAAGGAAACGGAAGATCATTAGATGGGTGTCACGTGACTCGAGCTCGCGACTTccatattggtgattttttGGCGCCAGTGACTTTTAAACATTTCGTTGTGTCAACTGTTACTGATGTACTTTGTTTAAAATCTTGTCCCAAGGCAAACTCAATTAAATACTCCTTATTCAAATCTACTATATGTAAAGAAATGTATACGGATATGAATTGCTATCGGACATTTCTgtgattctgaagaaaaaaacgccTTCAAGCCTGCAGTGTTAGAATCTCTCTCATGGTTTTCTGATGGATATTTCGAAGCTATGAGATATGCTTGATATCGCTTACATATGATTCTGAGAATaaattcatcaaattccaaaCGGATGGAAAGTCACAGAATATTTTGTATCACAACGAGTTACGTGTGGTAGAACTGTTCCGCCTTTTGGTGTCATGAATACCTCAGTAGCTTCACCAATAAATGAATGTTTGTTATAAGCAAATCTACGGACTACTATTCCGTTATAAGGTCGCTGACAGTACGTAGAAACAAAGATGGATCAGATCTACAAGAGCATACACCATTTGAATTGGTATATTGTATCGCCAAAACATGAGGTCACAATGATCAATCCCCTAATGTTTCATTACAACAGCCCGAATAGAAATTCATTACTTTAAATCCAAATTAGTTTAAATTCAGTCACAACATAACGGGCGCTTTGTACATTAGGTTGATTTACCTTTGTTGTTTTAGGCTGATTGAGCATTCTGAAAGCAGTTTCATGTGGTAGATGTTATCAGGTTTTGCCCTGATAATCTTTTTATAAACAGGAGAACAATTGGAATTTAAACCTAGGTGAGAGCGGGCTTTgtctaaagacaatagaccgtgtattgggcaaGACCTGAATACTCTTTACAAGGTAAAGAGCAAAATAACGCAAATGTACAAATATGTATTGGGTACATCGACAGGCAGGATCTATTCTTCTGAGGTGATCAGCGACCTATCAAGCAATAACATAGCGGCGTAATTAGCGTGCGTATACCGAGCCCGGCCCAAATGAGCGAGACAAAGTGATAACTTGTTTGCCGAAGCCAGCCATATTTGTTGACCGAGGCCCGGGGCCACACCATCAAATGATAATTTGC from Lineus longissimus chromosome 19, tnLinLong1.2, whole genome shotgun sequence harbors:
- the LOC135503041 gene encoding allatostatin-A receptor-like, yielding MVENNTDAFVGSSEEETSNQSPLYQVMGILSIVVCCIIVLTGVLGNLLVIIAVFINKQMGNTPNILIASLAVADLSFIVLCVPFATYAALRAKWPVGQASCKVLSYATFATSCISIFTLILMSLDRYLAIVHPASRNIRTKRNAYIGIATTWVAGLSANIPVYFTFRVEEYAVNEEQRSRCSPTSWPNALFTTFFVTGYIIPLSIIIILNGLTVKHMLCDVNIIVSQSEESMRCRRRASKMVVVVVAVFAICWLPNHIRLMYISYRADPKTTEFYILATISQILCYSNSCVNPIIYSFMSENFRKEFRKHLCCEHTGV